The genomic stretch TCCAAATCCTTTGAAGTTCGAAGATTATTCTCCAGAATCATCTCCACCATTGAATCCCTGAAATCACTTTGCGGATCAATCGACGATTTCACCACCACAAAGCTCTCCGAAAACCCCTTGTTTCTTGATATGCTCTTTCTTGAACAAGCAGCTCGGACTTTCTGGCTTCCGATTCTTGGAGAATTCGCTCTCGCTTTCAACTTTATCCCTGGAGAGTTTGATGATGGCGACTTTCGGATGACATCAGTATTCTCTCTTTGCTCCTTCTGAGTCTTCACACTTCCATCCTTCACAATCTTGACAGGAAGAGATTGATGAGCATTAACTTTTGGTGGCTTTGTTAATATTGGGGGAAGATCCATTTCTGAAATGGCGTTGAACCCGTTTAGATTCTTGAGTTTGCCAGAAAAGAACTTGTTGTCGTTGAGGTCGATGATTATATCAGTAGTTGAAGAAGTAAGTTCAAAATTGCAAAAGCTGTCGTCCTCGGAA from Mangifera indica cultivar Alphonso chromosome 6, CATAS_Mindica_2.1, whole genome shotgun sequence encodes the following:
- the LOC123219408 gene encoding transcription repressor OFP3-like, which translates into the protein MGKHRFRFSDMIPNSWFYKLKDMGKTRPSRFSSHQNNKKIPPKSYSTSQNPHISFPRYSYYFSPQTVKPQKLYNSPVNSKASDTHFPDPSNKKNTKRRTIYKPSPRHFSSNKSQDSSCISSPESSNEASEDDSFCNFELTSSTTDIIIDLNDNKFFSGKLKNLNGFNAISEMDLPPILTKPPKVNAHQSLPVKIVKDGSVKTQKEQRENTDVIRKSPSSNSPGIKLKARANSPRIGSQKVRAACSRKSISRNKGFSESFVVVKSSIDPQSDFRDSMVEMILENNLRTSKDLEDLLACYLSLNSKEYHGAIVKAFEET